Within Alcanivorax sp. REN37, the genomic segment TCAGCAAACCGCAGACGCTCGCGCAAGCGTGCCGCCGGGAATCGCATCTGGTGATAAGCGCAGTCGAACAGGCAGGGCACCGGGACTATCGGTCGCAGCTTAGCAAAGTAGTTCGGCTCGGCATAAGCGAATCGCAGCTCGCCATCATCGATGACCAGATCCGGCAGCGCCTTGGCAGACATGAAGTGGAAGCTGCTGAACAGGCTCTCCACCACGAACGGGGCGAGATCGTTCAGCGAGATCATCTCATCCAGCTGAAGCACCGCGGTGTCACCCTCGTACAGCAATTGCAGATCAAGGATGGTGGAACGCGTGCTGAAATACTTCACCGCCAGCTCAATCGCCTCGCCCAACGTCTCGCTGCTGAGCGCGGCGTAACCGAGGAAGCCATGGGTGGACATGGTCATGGCGGCGCCGAACTCCCAGCCCAGCCACTCATCGCCGGTCAGGTCGATGGCACGCCGCACCAAGCTTTCAAACCGTTCCGCCGACACCCGTGCCGTCGGTTCACGCCAAGCCGACGCTGGCAGCCCCATACCGGTCAGCAGATCCGACGACGGAATACCGCGGCGCTCCAGCACGTCAATCAACAGCGGCACATACTCCGCCGACACCGAATACTCATCGGGATTCATTTTTAGAATAGTCATCAAGCGCCTTCCTCATTCACCCGGGCACTTCACGCAACAGCGGGCCAACCATGGCCCAAAATGACCGAATGCAGCACCTTAGCGTTCTGCTCGATGCGCTGCAAGCCTCCCCCCGACCCGGGTGGGGTGAAGCACGGCATCACGCATCATCATCAGCGGCACCAGCGCCGTCATTGGCCGCAGAGGACGCACGCTGGGCATGCAGCGCGGGCGCCAAGATTTGTCACTTTATAGCGGCGGAGGCCGGCAACAGCGGCCCGAAGAAGAAGGGTTGTCTCGGTGA encodes:
- a CDS encoding AraC family transcriptional regulator gives rise to the protein MTILKMNPDEYSVSAEYVPLLIDVLERRGIPSSDLLTGMGLPASAWREPTARVSAERFESLVRRAIDLTGDEWLGWEFGAAMTMSTHGFLGYAALSSETLGEAIELAVKYFSTRSTILDLQLLYEGDTAVLQLDEMISLNDLAPFVVESLFSSFHFMSAKALPDLVIDDGELRFAYAEPNYFAKLRPIVPVPCLFDCAYHQMRFPAARLRERLRFADPRLARMAAAQCERELAAIKAPPGVLGRVRRIVLTHPRRFPSVEEVASELHMSSRTLKRKLQQLGTSYQRILDDLRKGLAVEHLTQTDSTVDDIALMLGYSDASNFARAFRRWTGRSPSDYRVG